One Synechococcus sp. JA-2-3B'a(2-13) genomic window carries:
- a CDS encoding cell division ATP-binding protein FtsE: MVIGQHIGYPPRLHRWAGTAPTPHPPAPAHPEATLGFYSSTQSGSLQAPASMVSLRGVSKVFPNGNLIFQDVNLEVRRGEFVFVTGVSGAGKSTLLRLLYGAEQATEGTVIVDQVCLFSSEGRRRPYRIPPRPLAMLRRRLGVVFQDYRLLANRTLAENVAFVLRAQGLSPAEIRRRIGPTLKMVGLTEKRDHFPHELSGGEQQRLSLARAIVNMPVLLLADEPTGNLDPENSLLVLQILERLNSFGVTVIMTSHDPYLVERAGHRVVRMEGGRLYDLR, encoded by the coding sequence ATGGTGATCGGTCAGCACATCGGCTATCCTCCTCGCTTACACCGTTGGGCGGGTACGGCTCCGACCCCTCATCCCCCTGCCCCAGCCCATCCAGAGGCCACCCTGGGCTTTTACAGCAGCACCCAATCCGGATCCCTGCAAGCCCCGGCCAGCATGGTGTCCTTGCGGGGCGTGAGCAAGGTCTTTCCCAACGGCAACTTAATTTTTCAGGATGTGAACTTGGAGGTGCGCCGCGGCGAGTTTGTGTTCGTAACTGGGGTCTCCGGGGCGGGCAAGTCCACCCTGCTGCGGCTACTCTACGGGGCGGAACAGGCCACCGAGGGCACGGTCATCGTCGATCAAGTCTGTCTCTTTTCTTCTGAAGGGCGGCGGCGACCCTACCGCATCCCACCGCGTCCGCTGGCCATGTTGCGGCGGCGCTTGGGGGTGGTTTTCCAAGATTATCGCCTTCTGGCCAACCGCACTCTGGCAGAAAATGTGGCCTTCGTGCTGCGCGCCCAAGGGCTGTCCCCCGCAGAAATCCGCCGTCGCATCGGGCCGACCCTAAAGATGGTGGGGCTGACCGAAAAGCGAGATCACTTTCCCCATGAGCTTTCGGGGGGGGAACAGCAGCGCCTTAGCCTGGCCCGGGCCATTGTCAACATGCCGGTGCTGCTGCTGGCGGACGAGCCGACGGGGAATCTGGATCCGGAAAACTCGCTCTTGGTTCTCCAGATTTTGGAGCGGCTCAATTCCTTTGGGGTGACCGTCATCATGACCAGCCATGACCCCTATCTGGTGGAGCGGGCCGGCCACCGGGTGGTGCGCATGGAGGGAGGGCGCCTGTATGATCTGCGCTGA
- a CDS encoding WecB/TagA/CpsF family glycosyltransferase — MSLSIHAILGVNLHLALPEASLQSYATWIEARIREGQGAQVVTCNPEMIMQAQRDLAFAQVLQAAELVIPDGIGVVWALRRQGIRVQRVPGIELAETLIPLAAERGWRLALVGGRPEVNRAAIRYWQAQCPALALWGYHGYFSSEEEKELLQALQEFRPQLVWVGLGSPRQELWIQKWRPLLPQAIWMGVGGSLDIWAGQKRRAPRWWRDHHLEWLYRLYQEPWRWRRMLALPSFVWRVLWDPSSRLRP; from the coding sequence GTGTCGTTATCCATCCATGCGATTCTGGGCGTGAACCTGCACCTTGCTCTGCCGGAGGCCAGCCTACAGAGCTACGCCACCTGGATTGAGGCGCGTATTCGGGAGGGTCAGGGCGCTCAGGTGGTTACCTGCAACCCGGAAATGATCATGCAGGCGCAGCGGGATCTGGCCTTTGCCCAGGTGCTGCAGGCAGCAGAGCTGGTGATCCCCGACGGCATCGGGGTGGTGTGGGCTTTGCGACGGCAGGGGATCCGCGTCCAGCGGGTGCCGGGGATCGAGCTGGCAGAAACCCTGATCCCGTTGGCGGCAGAACGGGGGTGGCGCTTGGCCCTGGTGGGGGGAAGGCCGGAAGTCAACCGGGCAGCAATTCGATATTGGCAAGCCCAGTGTCCTGCTTTGGCCCTCTGGGGCTACCACGGCTACTTCTCTAGCGAGGAAGAAAAAGAGCTTCTGCAAGCTCTCCAGGAATTTCGACCGCAACTGGTGTGGGTGGGGCTGGGATCCCCGCGGCAGGAGCTGTGGATCCAAAAGTGGCGTCCCCTTTTGCCCCAAGCCATCTGGATGGGGGTGGGGGGCAGCTTGGACATTTGGGCCGGCCAAAAACGGCGAGCGCCCCGTTGGTGGCGTGACCATCACCTGGAATGGTTGTATCGTCTCTATCAGGAACCCTGGCGCTGGCGACGCATGTTAGCTCTGCCCAGCTTTGTCTGGCGAGTGCTGTGGGATCCCTCTTCTCGTTTGCGCCCCTAG
- a CDS encoding DUF4439 domain-containing protein — MKTAKTPFALPQLAAEWDPSPATSRRSLLLAGLLAGVGGAIGLRTLPGAAQSNTADIAILNAAIDLEQQAIWAYKTAAGKLSNTEVGKIVLEVATKNLKDHEQHRDLLAGAVRQLGGIPSRARDSYDLSTYIDNKEGNLDSDANIAKLALALEFDAALAYNDAFVQLSNKDLVAAASTIGPNEVAHATAIRAVFHSLDPSILVVPAPFVSAETRERWILKV, encoded by the coding sequence ATGAAGACTGCAAAGACTCCCTTCGCTCTGCCTCAATTGGCCGCCGAATGGGATCCCAGCCCTGCAACTTCCCGCCGCAGCTTGTTGTTGGCTGGTTTGCTGGCGGGCGTAGGTGGAGCAATTGGATTGCGCACCCTGCCCGGTGCCGCCCAGTCCAACACTGCCGACATCGCCATCCTCAACGCGGCCATTGACTTGGAACAGCAGGCGATCTGGGCCTACAAAACCGCTGCCGGCAAGTTGAGCAATACTGAGGTGGGCAAGATCGTGTTGGAAGTGGCCACCAAGAACCTGAAGGATCACGAACAGCACCGGGATCTGCTGGCGGGCGCCGTGCGCCAACTGGGAGGGATACCCTCTCGGGCCCGGGATAGCTACGACCTTTCCACCTACATCGACAACAAAGAAGGCAATCTCGACTCCGATGCCAACATCGCCAAGCTGGCCCTGGCTCTGGAGTTCGATGCGGCCCTAGCCTACAACGATGCCTTTGTCCAGCTTTCCAACAAAGACCTGGTGGCTGCCGCCAGCACCATTGGCCCCAACGAAGTTGCCCATGCCACTGCAATCCGGGCCGTGTTCCACAGCCTTGATCCCAGCATTCTGGTGGTGCCTGCCCCCTTTGTCAGCGCCGAGACTCGGGAGCGCTGGATCCTGAAGGTGTAA
- a CDS encoding cupredoxin domain-containing protein, protein MPMTRRLLLLSGLGSLLNVGAILAVDRWRQASSVAERDPVEATAAAEVIIRGFQYLPSEVTLKRGGKVTFTNLDSTPHTATPVEGAQFQGTGRLSRNESKAVVFEVAGIQDYFCDIHPSMVGRIVVVD, encoded by the coding sequence ATGCCAATGACGCGGCGGTTGCTGTTGCTCAGTGGGCTGGGATCCCTGCTCAATGTGGGGGCCATCTTGGCCGTGGATCGGTGGCGACAAGCCAGCTCCGTTGCGGAGCGGGATCCCGTCGAAGCAACGGCGGCAGCAGAGGTAATCATTCGGGGGTTTCAATACCTGCCCTCGGAGGTTACCCTCAAGCGGGGGGGCAAGGTGACCTTCACCAACCTGGATTCCACCCCCCACACGGCTACTCCTGTGGAGGGAGCGCAGTTTCAAGGGACGGGACGGCTAAGTCGCAACGAGAGCAAAGCGGTGGTGTTCGAAGTAGCTGGGATCCAGGACTATTTCTGCGATATCCACCCCAGCATGGTGGGCCGCATTGTCGTCGTCGATTAG
- a CDS encoding RNA-binding S4 domain-containing protein, with protein MAETPQRDPQPATDPVIKLDQFLKLAGVAPTGGQAKQLIQAGQVRVNGEVETRRGRKLRSGDEVAVGGGVWRVRLDKTPKSDQ; from the coding sequence ATGGCGGAGACTCCTCAAAGGGATCCCCAGCCGGCGACGGATCCCGTGATCAAGCTGGATCAGTTCCTCAAGCTGGCGGGGGTTGCTCCCACCGGTGGGCAGGCCAAGCAGCTCATCCAAGCGGGGCAAGTGCGGGTGAATGGCGAGGTGGAAACCCGGCGGGGACGCAAGCTGCGCTCAGGAGATGAGGTGGCCGTGGGAGGTGGAGTTTGGCGAGTGCGCCTGGATAAGACCCCAAAGTCAGATCAGTGA
- a CDS encoding NAD-dependent succinate-semialdehyde dehydrogenase, translating into MGHLVSINPATGEELARYPVFDAGQIQSCIAQAHERFQSYRRIPFAQRSAWLKRVAGILEERKAEFGRLISLEMGKTLASAVAEVEKSAWVCRYYAEEAEGFLAERSILLRNAYANASDASRSGIRYQPLGVILAVMPWNFPFWQVFRCAAPALMAGNTLLLKHASNVPQSALTLEQIFREGGFPPGVFQTLLITAAQVAEVVADERVRGAALTGSEAAGSSLARLAGQYLKKTVLELGGSDPFIVLPSADLEAAVATAVTARLINNGQSCIAAKRFILHRAIAEPFTAAMTERFRRLKVGDPLDPQTDVGPLATASILQEVDGQVQALVQAGAKVHIGGSPWGGNFYPPTILSDIPPDHPVAHQEVFGPVALLFTVPDVSAAIELANGTPFGLGASAWTTDPEEQERLLEELEAGSVFINGMVKSDPRLPFGGIKRSGYGRELSREGILEFVNVKTIWVK; encoded by the coding sequence ATGGGGCACCTGGTCAGCATCAACCCCGCCACCGGAGAGGAATTGGCTCGCTACCCCGTTTTCGACGCTGGGCAGATCCAAAGCTGTATCGCCCAAGCCCACGAGCGGTTTCAGAGCTATCGTCGGATCCCGTTTGCTCAACGATCCGCCTGGCTGAAGCGGGTGGCAGGGATCCTGGAGGAGCGCAAAGCGGAGTTTGGCCGCCTAATCAGCCTGGAGATGGGCAAAACCTTGGCCTCTGCCGTTGCGGAAGTGGAAAAATCCGCTTGGGTTTGTCGCTACTATGCCGAGGAGGCAGAGGGATTCTTGGCCGAGCGCTCCATATTGCTACGCAACGCTTACGCGAACGCCAGCGATGCCAGCCGCAGCGGGATCCGCTACCAGCCGCTGGGGGTGATTTTGGCGGTGATGCCCTGGAACTTTCCCTTTTGGCAGGTGTTTCGCTGTGCAGCCCCGGCCCTGATGGCGGGCAACACCCTCTTGCTGAAACATGCTTCCAACGTGCCCCAATCGGCTTTGACCCTAGAGCAGATCTTTCGGGAGGGGGGATTTCCGCCAGGGGTCTTTCAAACCCTGCTGATCACAGCAGCCCAGGTGGCAGAGGTGGTGGCGGATGAACGGGTGCGGGGGGCCGCCCTCACCGGGAGCGAAGCCGCCGGCTCCAGCCTGGCCCGTTTGGCCGGTCAATATCTGAAAAAAACAGTGCTGGAACTGGGAGGGAGCGATCCCTTCATCGTGCTGCCCAGCGCCGATCTGGAGGCAGCAGTCGCCACAGCGGTCACGGCCCGTCTGATCAACAACGGCCAGTCCTGCATTGCCGCCAAACGATTTATCCTACACAGGGCTATCGCCGAACCTTTCACGGCTGCCATGACGGAGCGATTTCGCCGGCTCAAGGTAGGGGATCCCTTGGATCCGCAAACGGACGTGGGGCCTCTGGCTACTGCCAGCATTCTGCAAGAGGTGGATGGACAGGTGCAGGCTTTGGTGCAGGCGGGGGCCAAAGTTCACATCGGTGGCTCCCCCTGGGGAGGGAATTTTTACCCGCCCACAATCCTGAGCGACATCCCCCCGGATCATCCGGTGGCCCACCAGGAGGTGTTCGGGCCGGTGGCGCTGTTGTTCACCGTCCCGGATGTGTCGGCAGCCATCGAGCTGGCCAACGGCACGCCCTTTGGCCTGGGTGCCAGCGCCTGGACAACCGATCCAGAGGAACAAGAGCGCCTGCTGGAGGAGCTGGAGGCGGGATCCGTGTTCATCAATGGCATGGTCAAGTCCGACCCGCGCCTTCCCTTCGGCGGCATCAAACGCTCAGGGTATGGACGGGAACTGAGCCGGGAAGGGATCCTGGAATTTGTAAATGTCAAAACCATTTGGGTGAAGTGA
- a CDS encoding serine hydrolase translates to MVSRPQPLRLARQKAIARLRQRAARPRRLRRSPSLGQVLLRGLSLSLILGLTMAGLSQLLQSTTAGRTEQSTTQLGDPPPSAFPSNILPGEAIPALQERLAALADQPGLTAGALFWEVETGAFAGVRPDQAFPAASVIKIPILLAFFQAVETGQVRLDEQLTLREDLKGGGAGVLQTRPLGSQVSALEAATLMITLSDNFATNLIIDRLGGQETLNQKFRQWGLQHTQISWWLPDLEGTNTSSPRDMVWLLSQVEQGRMLNRRSRDRFLDILWRTQRLSYFRPNLGQEVRIAHKTGTLGSVVGDAGILDLPNGRRYVAAVWVKRETPNDPRAEGLIASLSQAAYEFWSAPEDPTAKDSMGSLER, encoded by the coding sequence TTGGTTTCCCGTCCTCAACCGCTGCGTCTTGCCCGCCAAAAAGCCATTGCTCGTCTGCGCCAACGGGCTGCCCGGCCTCGCCGCTTGAGACGTTCTCCATCTCTCGGGCAAGTGTTGCTCAGGGGACTAAGCTTAAGTCTTATCCTGGGCCTGACGATGGCGGGCCTCTCGCAACTGCTGCAATCGACCACCGCTGGCCGGACAGAACAGTCCACGACGCAGCTTGGGGATCCTCCCCCGTCGGCATTCCCGAGTAACATTCTGCCGGGAGAAGCGATCCCGGCTTTGCAGGAGCGCTTGGCCGCTTTGGCCGACCAACCGGGCTTGACGGCAGGGGCTCTGTTCTGGGAGGTGGAAACTGGCGCCTTTGCCGGGGTTAGGCCGGATCAGGCTTTTCCTGCCGCCAGTGTGATTAAGATCCCCATTCTCTTGGCTTTTTTCCAGGCTGTGGAAACCGGACAGGTGCGGCTGGATGAACAGCTCACTCTGCGGGAAGATCTCAAGGGAGGGGGAGCTGGTGTGTTGCAAACCCGACCCCTCGGATCCCAGGTTTCTGCTTTGGAAGCGGCCACCCTGATGATCACCCTCAGCGACAACTTCGCCACCAATCTGATCATCGATCGCCTGGGTGGACAGGAGACTCTCAACCAAAAATTTCGCCAGTGGGGACTACAACACACGCAAATTTCTTGGTGGCTACCGGATCTGGAGGGCACCAACACCAGCAGCCCGCGCGACATGGTTTGGTTGCTCAGCCAGGTGGAACAGGGGCGCATGTTGAACCGCCGCAGCCGCGACCGCTTTTTGGATATTCTCTGGCGCACCCAACGGCTCTCCTACTTCCGGCCCAATCTGGGCCAAGAGGTGCGCATTGCCCACAAAACGGGAACCCTGGGCTCCGTGGTGGGAGATGCCGGGATCCTGGATTTGCCCAACGGGCGGCGCTATGTGGCGGCGGTGTGGGTGAAGCGAGAAACCCCCAACGACCCCAGAGCCGAAGGGCTGATCGCCAGCCTGTCGCAAGCAGCCTACGAGTTCTGGTCTGCTCCCGAGGATCCAACGGCCAAGGACTCCATGGGCAGCCTGGAACGCTAA
- a CDS encoding histidine kinase encodes MQTSPDLTSARSVIRLLLFAKSRAVVAELEEHLRQHIQGLPGQYPAQLEVVPLEEHPYLAEHYKLVATPALVKAEPLPAQVLAGADLATQLEVWWPRWQGQAALAAHQEGAGRDPASPPTTEALLQMSEEVFLLRQERAQLREQLDFKDRVLAMLVHDLRSPLTATALAVETLQQGREGSLDKALERQLFDHARQQLRKMDSMITDILESARGAASELRIRAVETQLPGLCQAVIEELWPRIQGKRLQFQADIPVDLPSVHVDPDKIRQVLFNLLDNAIKYTPAGGSIRLDVLHRTSQKVQVTVSDTGPGIPEADQESIFSDSVRLSRDQQQEGYGIGLSLCRRIVRAHYGQIWVESSLGKGSSFHFTLPVYRLCKR; translated from the coding sequence ATGCAAACTTCGCCAGACCTCACCTCCGCTCGTTCTGTCATTCGCCTGCTGCTGTTCGCCAAGAGTCGAGCTGTTGTTGCCGAGCTTGAGGAGCATCTGCGCCAGCACATCCAGGGGTTGCCCGGCCAATACCCTGCCCAACTGGAAGTGGTGCCGCTGGAGGAGCACCCCTACCTGGCAGAGCATTACAAGCTGGTGGCCACTCCGGCTCTGGTCAAGGCTGAGCCCTTGCCCGCTCAAGTTTTGGCGGGCGCAGACTTGGCGACGCAGTTGGAAGTGTGGTGGCCTCGTTGGCAAGGCCAAGCGGCTTTGGCCGCCCATCAAGAAGGAGCAGGACGGGATCCCGCCTCCCCTCCGACCACCGAGGCACTGTTGCAAATGTCGGAAGAGGTGTTTTTGCTGCGGCAGGAGCGGGCCCAATTGCGGGAGCAGTTGGACTTCAAAGATCGCGTTCTGGCCATGCTGGTGCATGATTTGCGCAGTCCCCTGACGGCCACGGCTCTGGCGGTCGAAACCCTGCAGCAGGGGCGCGAGGGATCCCTGGACAAAGCGCTAGAGCGGCAGTTGTTCGACCATGCCCGCCAGCAACTGCGCAAGATGGACAGCATGATCACCGATATCCTGGAGTCGGCCCGTGGCGCTGCCTCGGAGCTGAGGATTCGAGCCGTAGAAACCCAGTTGCCCGGCTTGTGTCAGGCGGTGATCGAGGAGCTATGGCCGCGCATTCAAGGCAAGCGGCTGCAGTTTCAAGCGGATATTCCCGTGGATCTGCCCTCTGTTCACGTGGATCCCGACAAGATCCGCCAAGTTCTGTTCAACCTGCTGGACAACGCCATCAAGTACACCCCCGCCGGGGGATCCATCCGCCTCGATGTCCTCCATCGCACCAGCCAAAAGGTGCAGGTGACCGTCAGCGATACTGGCCCTGGGATCCCGGAAGCCGACCAAGAGAGCATCTTCTCCGATTCCGTCCGTCTGTCCCGGGATCAACAGCAGGAGGGCTATGGCATCGGCCTTTCCCTCTGCCGACGGATCGTGCGCGCTCACTACGGCCAGATTTGGGTGGAGTCTTCCTTGGGCAAAGGCAGCAGCTTTCATTTCACTTTGCCCGTGTATCGGCTCTGCAAGCGCTAG
- a CDS encoding DUF3285 domain-containing protein: protein MAQPSSTDSPSVGVRASVAEQQGSSPSYTRLAMRNMVRKGKTSLLHFTLTAVGLVALLVGLAYLFH from the coding sequence ATGGCGCAGCCCTCTTCTACAGATTCTCCGTCGGTTGGCGTTCGCGCAAGCGTTGCGGAGCAACAGGGATCCTCCCCCAGCTATACCCGCCTGGCCATGCGCAACATGGTGCGCAAAGGCAAGACCTCCCTGCTGCACTTCACCCTGACGGCGGTGGGGTTGGTGGCCCTGCTGGTGGGGCTGGCCTACCTGTTTCACTAA
- a CDS encoding ABC transporter ATP-binding protein, producing MLQVQHLSYHPAGVSQPILNDLSFELGLNQLGLIVGKSGAGKSTLLEILAGLARPTQGRITWGGAELSPNRLRSMAGLVFQFPERHFCGLTVLEEMRFGYPELQRKEIENALRQVGLEGIPLHTSPNRLSGGQQRRLALAVQLIRGPFLLLLDEPTAGLDWSVRRQLIELLARLKSTWTVLVVSHDPEELSSIADVRWTLQAGSLKLLPTEALLHR from the coding sequence ATGTTGCAAGTTCAGCATCTTTCCTACCATCCGGCAGGCGTTTCCCAGCCCATTCTCAACGATCTTTCCTTTGAGTTGGGCCTGAACCAGTTGGGGCTGATCGTGGGCAAAAGTGGGGCGGGCAAGAGCACCCTGCTGGAGATTTTGGCTGGCTTGGCGCGGCCCACCCAAGGACGGATTACCTGGGGAGGGGCAGAACTTTCCCCCAACCGCTTGCGCAGCATGGCGGGGTTGGTGTTTCAGTTTCCAGAGCGCCACTTTTGCGGCTTGACGGTGCTGGAGGAAATGCGCTTTGGTTATCCAGAGCTACAGAGAAAAGAGATCGAAAACGCCCTCAGACAGGTGGGATTGGAAGGGATCCCTCTACATACCTCCCCAAACCGCCTCAGCGGCGGGCAACAGCGGCGCTTGGCCCTGGCCGTCCAGTTGATCCGTGGCCCGTTTTTGCTGTTGCTGGATGAGCCGACGGCAGGATTGGATTGGTCGGTGCGACGGCAGTTGATCGAGCTGTTGGCTCGGCTAAAGTCCACCTGGACGGTGTTGGTGGTTTCCCACGACCCGGAGGAGCTGTCCTCCATTGCCGATGTGCGGTGGACATTGCAGGCGGGATCCCTGAAGCTGTTGCCGACGGAGGCTTTGCTTCACAGGTAG
- a CDS encoding murein hydrolase activator EnvC family protein encodes MLTLLLLGGLGGVAPSQAQNVNQLQQRQQQIQHQIQSTQRRLGELRQAEEEARRRMGSLRQNLRQTESSLRDNQYRLEQAQKALEQAQKELQELEDRLRRQQQGTAARLRYMQRQGAEHWWALLLTSRDLNEFFDRRHQLQLLIEADRQLIQELQAMAKEVDQQRIALEMQRNEISLILQELAAQKNQLQQQAVAQEQLLSRLANERAAYEAAQRRLEADSQQLTLLIQQLIAQQAQQQGGRDPVQGTGRFIAPVRGPITSGFGWRVHPIYRSRRFHAGIDFGVPTGTAVRASDRGTVIYAGWYGGYGYTVIVNHGGGITTLYAHNSRVAVGVGQQVQRGQAIAASGSTGLSTGPHVHFEVRVNGQPVDPRRYL; translated from the coding sequence TTGCTCACCCTCTTGCTGTTGGGGGGACTGGGGGGGGTTGCCCCGTCTCAGGCGCAGAATGTCAACCAATTGCAACAGCGGCAGCAGCAGATCCAGCACCAAATCCAGAGCACTCAGCGCCGCTTGGGAGAACTGCGCCAAGCAGAAGAAGAAGCCCGCCGCCGCATGGGATCCCTGCGGCAAAACCTTCGACAGACCGAATCCAGCCTTCGCGACAATCAGTATCGTCTGGAACAAGCCCAGAAAGCCCTGGAGCAAGCTCAAAAGGAGCTACAGGAGCTGGAAGACCGCCTGAGACGGCAGCAACAGGGCACGGCGGCCCGTTTGCGCTACATGCAGCGGCAGGGGGCTGAACATTGGTGGGCTCTGCTGCTCACCAGCCGTGACTTGAACGAGTTTTTCGACCGCCGCCACCAACTGCAACTGTTGATCGAGGCGGATCGGCAGTTGATCCAAGAGCTGCAAGCAATGGCCAAGGAGGTGGATCAACAGCGCATTGCCCTGGAGATGCAGCGCAACGAGATCTCTTTGATTTTGCAGGAGCTGGCCGCCCAGAAGAACCAACTGCAGCAGCAGGCGGTCGCCCAAGAGCAGCTGTTGAGCCGCTTGGCCAACGAACGCGCGGCCTATGAAGCAGCCCAACGGCGGCTGGAAGCCGATTCCCAACAGTTGACTCTCCTCATCCAGCAACTGATCGCCCAGCAGGCCCAACAGCAGGGGGGCAGGGATCCCGTTCAAGGGACAGGCCGATTCATTGCTCCGGTGCGCGGGCCGATCACCAGCGGCTTTGGCTGGCGGGTTCACCCCATCTACCGCAGTCGCCGCTTTCATGCGGGGATCGATTTTGGTGTGCCCACCGGCACTGCGGTGAGAGCCTCCGACCGGGGCACCGTCATCTACGCCGGCTGGTACGGCGGCTATGGCTACACGGTGATTGTGAATCACGGGGGCGGCATCACCACCCTGTACGCCCACAACAGCCGCGTTGCCGTTGGGGTAGGCCAGCAGGTACAGCGGGGGCAAGCAATTGCTGCTTCCGGCTCCACCGGCCTCTCCACCGGGCCCCATGTTCACTTTGAAGTGCGCGTCAATGGCCAACCGGTGGATCCCCGCCGCTACCTGTGA
- the eda gene encoding bifunctional 4-hydroxy-2-oxoglutarate aldolase/2-dehydro-3-deoxy-phosphogluconate aldolase translates to MAFEDAECSFRKGSQHPWLLHLWQQPLIAVIRLWASPAQALEGAMLAIRAGIRHIEITTQVPQYLELIAQLRQDHPQCWIGVGTVLDRQVAEQAWQAGAQFCVCPFTDEQVIRWGREVGLPIVPGALTPSEIWRAWQAGATAVKVFPVESMGGSRYLRHLQSVLGSLPLIPTGGVTLAKAAEYLQAGAWAVGIAGDLFPPEDLHSGCHELENRLRQALKQLAEQRSKTWPNLGKPVE, encoded by the coding sequence ATGGCATTCGAGGATGCTGAGTGCAGTTTCAGAAAAGGGTCACAGCACCCCTGGTTACTCCATCTGTGGCAGCAGCCGCTGATTGCCGTGATCCGCCTCTGGGCCAGCCCAGCCCAAGCTCTCGAGGGAGCCATGCTGGCCATCCGAGCCGGGATCCGCCACATTGAAATCACCACGCAAGTTCCCCAATATTTGGAGCTGATTGCCCAACTGCGACAAGACCACCCGCAGTGTTGGATAGGGGTGGGCACTGTTCTCGATCGGCAGGTGGCGGAGCAGGCTTGGCAGGCAGGAGCCCAGTTTTGCGTTTGCCCCTTCACCGATGAGCAAGTTATCCGCTGGGGTCGGGAGGTGGGGCTGCCCATCGTGCCCGGTGCCCTCACCCCCAGCGAGATCTGGAGGGCGTGGCAGGCGGGGGCAACGGCAGTGAAGGTGTTTCCGGTGGAGAGCATGGGGGGATCCCGCTACCTGCGCCATCTACAATCGGTGCTGGGATCCCTGCCGTTGATCCCCACCGGGGGAGTCACCTTGGCCAAGGCAGCGGAATACCTGCAAGCAGGGGCCTGGGCAGTGGGCATTGCCGGGGATCTGTTCCCGCCAGAGGATTTGCATTCGGGCTGCCATGAGCTGGAGAATCGACTACGACAGGCGCTGAAACAGCTGGCAGAGCAAAGAAGCAAAACCTGGCCCAATCTGGGCAAACCAGTAGAATAA
- the ybeY gene encoding rRNA maturation RNase YbeY, translating to MSEARMDGFLDLYLQFNIPSPIEEATWRHWFEIWLKELGVQEPCELSLCLTSDEHIRQLNREFRHLDEPTDVLAFAAQEMLAPFGIQDITGVRLLGDIVISVPTARAQAKAQGHRLSQELAWLASHGLLHLLGWDHPDELSLQRMLQQQRQLLAAIQLDGEVAHGQQP from the coding sequence GTGAGTGAGGCCCGCATGGATGGATTTTTAGATCTCTATCTGCAATTCAACATCCCAAGCCCGATTGAAGAAGCCACTTGGCGTCATTGGTTCGAGATCTGGCTGAAAGAGCTGGGAGTCCAGGAGCCATGCGAGCTCAGCCTTTGCCTCACTTCCGATGAACACATCCGCCAGCTCAACCGCGAGTTTCGCCATCTCGACGAGCCCACCGATGTGTTGGCCTTTGCCGCACAGGAGATGCTTGCCCCCTTTGGGATCCAAGACATAACGGGGGTACGCCTACTGGGGGATATTGTGATTTCGGTGCCCACCGCCCGCGCACAGGCCAAGGCGCAGGGGCATCGTCTTTCGCAAGAGTTGGCCTGGTTGGCCAGCCACGGGTTGCTCCATCTGCTGGGGTGGGATCACCCGGATGAACTGTCCCTACAGCGCATGTTGCAGCAACAGCGACAGTTGCTCGCAGCCATCCAACTGGATGGGGAGGTGGCCCATGGCCAACAGCCCTAG
- a CDS encoding diacylglycerol kinase family protein: protein MANSPSRLPERSRLAVFRRRVHSRDPAQPSEADRAASAEPLGRDPWRRPPSWQVADNLGKSFYYAGKGLVYAIRTQRNLRIHMAVAVIAFGLGLGLRLSAVEMALISLTSGLVMALELVNTALEAVVDLTLGSKYHLLAEIAKDCAAAAVLMAAVASLMVAAWLFLPPLVLLLQDGFPAAG, encoded by the coding sequence ATGGCCAACAGCCCTAGTCGGTTGCCGGAGCGTTCTCGCCTGGCGGTGTTCCGGCGGCGCGTCCATTCCAGAGACCCAGCGCAGCCATCTGAGGCGGATCGGGCAGCCAGTGCCGAGCCTTTGGGAAGGGATCCCTGGCGACGCCCCCCCTCTTGGCAAGTGGCCGACAACTTGGGCAAAAGTTTCTACTACGCGGGCAAGGGCTTGGTCTATGCCATCCGCACCCAGCGCAACTTGCGCATCCACATGGCGGTGGCGGTGATAGCCTTTGGCCTTGGGCTGGGCCTGCGGCTGAGCGCTGTGGAAATGGCCCTGATCAGCCTGACCAGCGGTTTGGTGATGGCGCTGGAGCTGGTGAATACCGCTCTGGAAGCAGTGGTGGATCTCACCCTGGGCAGCAAGTACCATCTCCTGGCCGAGATCGCCAAAGATTGCGCGGCGGCAGCGGTGTTGATGGCGGCAGTGGCGTCCTTGATGGTGGCGGCTTGGCTATTTCTTCCGCCCTTGGTGTTGCTGCTGCAAGATGGCTTCCCGGCAGCAGGGTAG